From the Senegalimassilia faecalis genome, one window contains:
- a CDS encoding DUF6724 family protein, with protein sequence MDWVGLYHFLFETYAGIGAMVGAGIVISLIACVIMERRTRKTFVDRPKGEDDWSFFDDDDNE encoded by the coding sequence ATGGATTGGGTCGGCCTTTACCATTTTCTTTTCGAAACGTACGCCGGAATCGGCGCTATGGTTGGTGCAGGCATCGTCATCAGCCTTATCGCATGCGTCATCATGGAGCGTCGCACGCGCAAAACGTTCGTCGACCGTCCGAAGGGCGAGGACGATTGGTCGTTCTTCGACGACGATGATAACGAGTAG
- a CDS encoding acetamidase/formamidase family protein, producing the protein MIELNDDKTLFFFDRDLEPVLTVPSGETVRIRTKDCFSNQLTGPQDKMDDLDWDAVNPATGPIFVEGAVAGGALKVHIDNIEFDEQTCSCTGKDEGPCGDRFEDWATHYCKVQGNTLVWDERLSIPLRPMIGVIGVAPAGEPVNCGTPGTHGGNMDNTAITTGATLYFPVAVDGALFGCGDMHAAMGDGEISVSGAEVAGHATVTLTAMPELSLVNPLIENDTHLGIIVSADSLDAAADLAVQQMVDLLASRTNETEADLVMLLSLVADVEVCQMVDPQKTVRFMVPKYVLDSIGFKL; encoded by the coding sequence ATGATTGAGCTGAACGACGACAAAACGCTGTTCTTCTTCGACCGCGACCTGGAGCCGGTGCTGACCGTGCCGTCTGGCGAAACGGTGCGCATCCGTACGAAGGACTGCTTCAGCAACCAGCTGACCGGCCCGCAGGACAAGATGGATGACCTGGATTGGGATGCCGTGAACCCGGCGACCGGCCCCATCTTCGTCGAGGGCGCCGTGGCCGGCGGTGCGCTGAAGGTGCACATCGACAACATCGAGTTCGACGAGCAGACGTGCTCGTGCACGGGCAAGGACGAAGGCCCGTGTGGCGACCGCTTCGAGGACTGGGCCACGCATTACTGCAAGGTGCAGGGCAACACGCTGGTGTGGGACGAGCGCCTGAGCATTCCGCTGCGCCCCATGATCGGCGTCATCGGCGTGGCGCCGGCGGGCGAGCCGGTGAACTGCGGCACGCCGGGCACGCACGGCGGCAACATGGACAACACGGCCATCACCACGGGCGCCACGCTGTACTTCCCCGTGGCCGTTGACGGCGCGCTGTTCGGCTGCGGCGACATGCACGCGGCCATGGGCGACGGCGAAATCAGCGTTTCCGGCGCCGAAGTTGCGGGCCATGCCACCGTCACGCTGACGGCCATGCCCGAGCTTTCGCTGGTGAACCCGCTGATCGAAAACGACACGCATCTGGGCATCATCGTGTCGGCTGACTCGCTGGATGCGGCCGCTGACCTGGCCGTTCAGCAGATGGTGGACCTGCTGGCGTCGCGCACCAATGAAACGGAGGCCGACCTGGTCATGCTGCTGTCGCTGGTTGCCGACGTGGAAGTGTGTCAGATGGTCGACCCGCAAAAGACCGTCCGCTTCATGGTGCCGAAGTACGTCCTAGATTCCATCGGCTTCAAGCTGTAA